The Niastella koreensis GR20-10 genome includes a window with the following:
- a CDS encoding DEAD/DEAH box helicase: MATPEFMSDFQQLLPKEEPSIPVSITDSGNAKLFIVLKQYKFHKQLCIELYQAEISQAGKIKNPLTPVNPLDLALRTTDVIAARFFSAIARFQNNPTAARTASDLEALKTIVKNPLQLDFYYHNPEFSEKIVAGSIQPVTMGPLANDLSLWVQWAEPFYELTLQAAIDGKEYNWNDLRIKYDYFFHLGDTLYTIGNFHLINVIRFFMRTNGLIRIHESKFKSFQETILTPLADYLPIRYPDSLSPIPEQVIQTGIPSGQEKIIYLSELGNYVIIDPVMKYGNVEIPVRTKRQLYITDEDGKIQTMYRNEPAETGFIALLIKQHPDFLEQLDNDLRHFYLHKNRFLEEEWFFTAFEVWEKEGISIYGFNQLKGNKLNSHRAKVNIKVTSGLNWFSTDIKVGFGNQTASLTRLQHAVRNKNKYVQLGDGTLGILPEQWIEKLADYFTSGEIIDNSLITPKINFSEVKKLYEEQMLDSEVKVELAMYTDKIATNTTIKEVRVPDEFNGSLRKYQHHGLDWLNFIDDYNFGGILADDMGLGKSIQIIAFILLQRNKVKQNTNLLVVPTSLLFNWQDEVQKFAPSIKILTLYNADRQKNTNSFNGYEIILTSYGTLISDITFLQHYTFNYVFLDESQNIKNIESQRYQAARLLKSRNKIAITGTPIENNTFDLYAQLSFACPGLLGSKQHFKHIYSTPIDTFKVKRRSIELQKKVAPFILRRTKAEVATELPDKTEMICYCPMSEEQRNVYDTCEKELRDFLTDITNEEISRNSMHVLRGLTRLRQICNSPQLLKDEKLQGDGSAKIEMLLDQIESKSPQHKILIFSQFVGMLNLIKKELEARNIAFEYLTGQTKNRELAVHNFQNEAGIRVFLISLKAGGTGLNLTAADYVYIVDPWWNPAVENQAIDRSYRIGQKKNVVAIRLITPGTIEEKIVKLQNTKKELSDKLIRTATSYLNGISKAELLSLLNE, from the coding sequence ATGGCCACACCAGAATTTATGAGCGACTTTCAGCAACTATTGCCGAAGGAAGAGCCATCGATCCCGGTAAGCATTACTGATTCGGGCAATGCAAAACTGTTTATTGTTTTAAAACAATACAAGTTCCATAAACAATTATGTATTGAATTATACCAGGCGGAAATAAGCCAGGCGGGGAAAATAAAAAACCCGTTAACGCCGGTCAATCCGCTCGACCTGGCCCTGAGAACAACGGATGTTATCGCGGCCAGGTTCTTTTCTGCCATTGCCCGTTTTCAAAACAATCCAACAGCTGCCAGAACGGCCAGCGATCTGGAAGCGCTAAAAACGATTGTAAAGAATCCGTTACAACTGGATTTCTATTATCACAATCCCGAATTTTCAGAGAAGATCGTTGCTGGCTCTATTCAGCCGGTTACCATGGGCCCGCTGGCAAATGACCTTTCATTGTGGGTGCAATGGGCCGAACCTTTTTATGAATTAACGCTGCAGGCCGCCATCGACGGGAAGGAATACAACTGGAACGACCTGCGCATCAAATACGATTATTTTTTTCACCTTGGCGATACGTTGTATACCATTGGCAACTTTCATTTGATTAATGTGATCCGGTTCTTTATGCGTACCAATGGGCTTATCCGCATTCATGAATCAAAGTTCAAATCATTTCAGGAAACCATCTTAACGCCATTGGCCGACTACCTGCCCATCCGGTACCCCGACAGCCTTTCACCCATTCCGGAACAGGTAATACAAACCGGCATTCCTTCTGGCCAGGAAAAAATAATTTACTTAAGCGAACTGGGCAACTATGTGATCATTGACCCGGTAATGAAATATGGTAATGTTGAAATTCCGGTTCGCACCAAACGGCAGTTATATATCACCGATGAAGACGGCAAAATTCAAACCATGTACCGGAATGAACCGGCCGAAACCGGTTTCATCGCCCTGCTCATAAAACAACATCCCGATTTCCTGGAACAGCTCGATAACGACCTTCGCCATTTTTACCTGCATAAAAACCGCTTTTTAGAAGAAGAATGGTTCTTTACCGCTTTTGAAGTGTGGGAAAAGGAAGGCATCTCCATTTACGGATTTAACCAGCTAAAAGGGAACAAATTAAACAGCCACCGGGCTAAGGTGAACATAAAAGTCACCAGCGGCTTAAACTGGTTCTCAACAGATATTAAAGTAGGGTTTGGTAACCAAACCGCTTCCCTTACGCGGTTACAACATGCGGTTCGCAATAAAAATAAATACGTTCAATTAGGTGATGGCACGCTGGGCATTCTGCCCGAACAATGGATAGAAAAACTGGCTGACTATTTTACTTCGGGCGAAATAATCGATAATAGCCTCATTACACCCAAGATCAATTTTTCGGAAGTAAAAAAACTGTACGAGGAACAAATGCTCGATTCGGAGGTAAAGGTAGAACTGGCGATGTACACCGATAAAATAGCCACTAACACCACCATCAAAGAAGTAAGGGTGCCGGATGAGTTCAATGGCTCCCTGCGCAAATACCAGCACCACGGCCTTGACTGGTTGAACTTTATTGATGATTACAATTTCGGCGGCATTCTGGCCGATGATATGGGTTTGGGTAAATCCATCCAGATCATCGCATTTATTTTATTACAAAGAAATAAAGTAAAACAAAATACCAACCTGCTGGTGGTACCAACTTCTCTCCTGTTCAACTGGCAGGATGAAGTACAAAAGTTTGCCCCTTCTATAAAAATCCTGACTTTATACAATGCAGACCGGCAAAAAAATACCAACTCGTTCAACGGGTATGAGATCATTTTAACCTCGTATGGAACGTTGATCTCAGATATTACCTTTCTGCAACATTATACCTTCAATTATGTGTTTCTCGACGAATCGCAGAACATCAAAAACATTGAATCGCAACGGTACCAGGCCGCGCGCCTGCTGAAATCAAGAAATAAAATCGCCATTACCGGTACGCCCATCGAGAACAATACTTTCGATCTGTACGCCCAGTTGTCATTTGCCTGTCCGGGTTTATTGGGCAGTAAACAGCACTTTAAACATATTTATTCAACACCTATAGATACCTTTAAAGTAAAACGCAGGTCAATTGAGTTACAAAAGAAAGTGGCGCCTTTTATTTTAAGAAGAACCAAAGCAGAAGTGGCTACCGAACTGCCCGATAAAACGGAGATGATCTGTTACTGTCCCATGAGTGAAGAACAACGCAACGTGTACGATACCTGTGAAAAAGAGTTGCGCGACTTTTTGACCGACATCACCAATGAGGAGATCTCGAGAAACAGTATGCACGTGCTGCGAGGACTTACCCGGCTTAGACAGATCTGTAATTCGCCGCAGTTATTGAAAGATGAAAAACTACAGGGTGACGGTTCTGCCAAAATTGAAATGTTGCTGGACCAGATAGAAAGCAAATCGCCCCAGCATAAGATCCTTATTTTTTCGCAGTTTGTGGGCATGCTCAACCTCATAAAAAAAGAACTGGAAGCCAGGAATATTGCATTTGAATACCTCACAGGCCAAACCAAGAACCGGGAATTGGCGGTTCATAATTTTCAGAACGAAGCCGGCATCCGCGTATTTCTAATTAGTTTAAAAGCCGGTGGAACCGGGCTAAATTTAACCGCTGCCGACTATGTGTACATTGTTGATCCCTGGTGGAACCCGGCTGTAGAAAACCAGGCCATCGACCGCAGCTACCGCATTGGTCAAAAGAAGAATGTGGTGGCTATTCGTCTGATTACCCCCGGCACCATCGAGGAGAAAATTGTAAAACTGCAAAACACCAAAAAAGAACTGTCTGATAAGCTTATCAGGACAGCCACCTCCTACCTGAACGGCATTTCAAAGGCCGAACTGCTTTCTTTACTCAATGAATAA
- a CDS encoding O-methyltransferase: protein MNNQIFESVDHYISDLLGYEDDALLAATNSLAEAGMPAISVSPNQGKFLQLLAQLCQAKNILELGTLAGYSTIWMARALPKNGRLITLEYDPKHAAVAQKNIDRAGLTSQVQIRTGKAIDILPQLVEEGAGPFDMIFIDADKPPYTEYFQWALRLSRPGTLIVADNVIRDGKVLDENSTEPAVQGARRFNAMLGANTAVDATILQMVGVKEYDGMALAIVK from the coding sequence ATGAATAATCAAATTTTTGAATCCGTTGACCATTATATCAGCGATTTACTGGGTTACGAAGACGATGCATTGCTTGCCGCCACCAATTCATTAGCCGAAGCAGGCATGCCTGCCATCAGCGTATCACCCAACCAGGGCAAGTTTCTGCAATTACTGGCCCAATTGTGCCAGGCAAAAAATATCCTGGAGCTGGGCACACTGGCAGGCTACAGCACCATTTGGATGGCCCGGGCCTTACCCAAAAACGGCCGGCTCATCACCCTTGAATATGACCCCAAACATGCGGCCGTTGCACAAAAAAATATCGACCGGGCCGGCCTTACTTCACAAGTACAGATCAGAACCGGTAAAGCAATTGACATATTACCGCAATTAGTGGAAGAAGGCGCCGGACCTTTTGATATGATCTTTATCGATGCCGATAAACCACCTTACACCGAATATTTTCAATGGGCGCTTCGGTTATCACGTCCCGGTACACTCATCGTGGCCGATAATGTGATCCGTGATGGCAAAGTGCTGGATGAAAACAGTACGGAGCCTGCTGTACAGGGCGCAAGACGTTTCAATGCCATGCTGGGCGCCAATACCGCCGTTGACGCCACCATTCTTCAAATGGTAGGTGTAAAAGAATACGATGGAATGGCTTTGGCCATAGTAAAATAA
- a CDS encoding DUF6580 family putative transport protein, translated as MKINKSDLWVLVIMVVVAALYRAIPGRPAGFAPQLALAFFSGAILRDRKLLAFTLPLLSLFISNIIYQALHNAGLSSIWGIYPGMWIDYAAYASVTVFGFFMKKINVMNVLLTAFAAPTYFFLLSNFLTWTGLNGYNMYPKTFIGLLDAYAAGLPFYPYSVLSTVLFSGVLFGSWYFVNHRSLTPVVAA; from the coding sequence ATGAAAATCAATAAATCAGATCTCTGGGTACTGGTAATAATGGTTGTAGTAGCTGCTTTGTACCGGGCTATTCCTGGCCGTCCTGCTGGTTTTGCCCCGCAACTGGCGCTGGCATTTTTCAGCGGTGCTATTTTAAGGGATAGAAAATTGCTGGCTTTTACCTTGCCGTTGTTGAGCCTGTTTATTTCCAACATAATATACCAGGCGCTGCATAACGCAGGTCTTTCTTCTATCTGGGGTATTTATCCCGGCATGTGGATCGATTACGCCGCCTACGCTTCTGTAACGGTATTTGGGTTCTTTATGAAGAAGATCAATGTAATGAATGTATTACTGACCGCATTTGCGGCGCCCACTTACTTCTTTCTGCTGAGTAATTTCTTAACCTGGACTGGCTTGAACGGCTACAATATGTATCCTAAAACGTTTATTGGTTTATTGGATGCTTATGCCGCCGGATTGCCATTCTACCCTTATAGCGTATTAAGTACTGTTTTATTTAGCGGCGTGCTGTTTGGCAGCTGGTATTTTGTTAACCACCGTTCGCTTACACCGGTTGTTGCTGCGTAG
- a CDS encoding acyl-CoA carboxylase subunit beta, whose product MNLEFNRNEDVIKRALSEMKQRFAQVALGGGKKAIAKQKEKNKLTARERIDYLLDPNTTFVEIGAFAGWEMYEEQGGCPSAGTVAGVGYVSGRQCVILANDQTVKAGAWFPITGKKNLRLQEIAMENHLPVIYLVDSAGVFLPMQDEIFPDKEHFGRIFRNNARMSAMGITQIAAVMGACVAGGAYLPIMSDETLMVEGNGSIFLAGPYLVKAAIGETIDAETLGGADTHNAISGIADYKFKTEEECLDQVKKIMSKLGHTPKAGFDRSTPKAPKKKAEDIYGIIPADSTRPYDMLQIIEQITDDSVFEQFKQDYGKTILCGYARIDGWAVGIVANQRMMVKSAKGEMQMGGVIYNDSADKAARFIMNCNQKKIPLVFLQDVTGFMVGSRSEHSGIIKDGAKMVNAVANSVVPKITVIVGNSYGAGNYAMCGKAYDPRFIFAWPNAKIAVMGGEQAAKTLLQIQVSAMKAKGSEVSPEDEQKLLNDIKGRYEKQTTPYYAAARLWVDAIIDPAQTRQIISESLAAASHNPEIPPFNTGVIQV is encoded by the coding sequence ATGAATCTTGAGTTTAACCGCAACGAGGACGTTATAAAACGGGCCCTCAGCGAAATGAAACAACGTTTTGCACAGGTAGCCCTGGGAGGTGGTAAAAAAGCGATTGCCAAACAGAAAGAAAAAAACAAATTAACGGCCCGCGAACGTATCGATTACCTGCTCGATCCCAATACAACGTTTGTAGAGATCGGCGCCTTTGCCGGCTGGGAGATGTATGAAGAACAGGGCGGCTGCCCTTCTGCCGGCACCGTTGCCGGCGTTGGTTATGTAAGCGGCCGGCAATGCGTTATCCTGGCCAATGACCAAACCGTAAAAGCAGGAGCCTGGTTTCCCATCACCGGCAAAAAGAACCTGCGCCTGCAGGAGATTGCCATGGAGAACCACCTGCCGGTAATTTATCTCGTTGACAGTGCCGGCGTGTTCTTACCCATGCAGGACGAGATCTTTCCCGATAAAGAACATTTTGGCAGAATATTCAGGAACAATGCCCGCATGAGCGCCATGGGCATTACACAAATAGCTGCGGTTATGGGCGCCTGTGTAGCAGGCGGCGCTTACCTGCCTATTATGAGCGATGAAACCCTGATGGTGGAAGGAAATGGTTCTATTTTCCTGGCAGGTCCCTACCTGGTAAAAGCAGCCATTGGCGAGACCATAGATGCTGAAACACTTGGCGGCGCAGACACCCATAATGCCATCAGCGGCATTGCCGATTATAAATTCAAGACCGAAGAAGAATGTCTTGACCAGGTTAAAAAGATCATGTCGAAGCTGGGGCACACCCCCAAAGCCGGTTTTGACCGCAGCACGCCAAAAGCGCCAAAAAAGAAAGCGGAAGACATCTATGGCATCATTCCTGCCGACTCTACCCGCCCCTACGATATGCTGCAGATCATTGAACAAATAACCGACGACTCGGTATTTGAACAATTCAAACAGGATTATGGCAAAACCATTTTGTGCGGCTATGCCCGCATCGATGGCTGGGCTGTTGGTATTGTAGCCAACCAGCGCATGATGGTGAAAAGCGCCAAAGGCGAAATGCAAATGGGCGGCGTTATTTATAACGACAGCGCCGATAAAGCGGCCCGCTTTATTATGAACTGTAACCAGAAGAAAATACCATTGGTATTCCTGCAGGATGTAACCGGCTTTATGGTAGGTTCGCGCAGCGAACATTCCGGCATTATAAAAGACGGCGCTAAAATGGTGAACGCGGTGGCCAACTCGGTAGTGCCTAAGATCACGGTTATTGTTGGTAATTCGTATGGCGCTGGTAATTATGCCATGTGCGGCAAGGCTTATGATCCACGCTTTATTTTTGCGTGGCCTAATGCAAAGATTGCGGTTATGGGTGGTGAACAGGCTGCCAAAACCCTGTTACAGATCCAGGTAAGCGCCATGAAGGCAAAAGGCAGCGAAGTATCGCCTGAAGATGAACAAAAATTATTGAACGATATAAAAGGCCGGTACGAGAAACAAACCACGCCCTATTATGCAGCAGCCCGACTGTGGGTTGATGCCATTATAGATCCGGCGCAAACCCGGCAAATTATTTCAGAAAGCCTGGCCGCAGCCAGTCACAATCCCGAGATCCCACCTTTTAATACGGGTGTCATTCAGGTATAG
- a CDS encoding 4'-phosphopantetheinyl transferase family protein translates to MALFYQHNINENTKLGIWRIEEPEAFYLEKVPLKKGVSHPYKRLQHLAGRFLLPTLFTDFPLEEILVADTRKPFLESEQYHFSISHGGNFAAAIVSSHSRVGVDIELVSSRIVAISHKFLHHNEKVFLNAWTHLPKIHLELTTVLWSAKEAIYKWYGHGELDFRQHMQLNGPITFKSDETIVLPFVFQKREPIPLTVEARIFDQLALAWVLTEG, encoded by the coding sequence GTGGCACTGTTTTATCAACATAATATTAACGAAAATACAAAATTGGGCATCTGGCGTATAGAAGAGCCGGAGGCGTTTTACCTGGAAAAAGTACCGTTGAAGAAGGGTGTATCGCACCCGTATAAACGGCTGCAACACCTTGCAGGACGCTTTTTGCTGCCCACTTTATTTACCGATTTTCCGCTGGAGGAAATACTGGTGGCCGATACCCGGAAGCCCTTCCTGGAGAGCGAACAATACCACTTTTCCATTTCGCATGGAGGCAATTTTGCCGCAGCCATCGTAAGCAGCCACAGCCGGGTGGGAGTGGATATTGAGCTGGTTTCTTCCCGAATTGTGGCCATTTCGCACAAATTCCTGCACCATAACGAAAAGGTTTTCCTGAATGCCTGGACGCACCTGCCCAAAATTCACCTGGAGCTGACCACCGTTTTATGGAGCGCCAAGGAAGCCATTTACAAATGGTATGGTCATGGAGAGCTCGATTTCAGGCAACATATGCAGTTAAATGGGCCCATCACCTTCAAGTCTGATGAAACCATTGTATTGCCCTTTGTATTTCAAAAACGGGAACCAATACCCCTTACAGTAGAAGCAAGAATATTCGACCAGCTGGCCCTGGCCTGGGTTTTGACGGAAGGGTAG
- the dcd gene encoding dCTP deaminase: MILSDKRILEEIEKGSIRIEPYKRECLGSNSYDVHLGKYLATYREHILDAKKHNEIEYFEIPDDGFVLYPHVFYLGVTEEYTETHAHVPFLEGKSSTGRLGIDIHATAGKGDVGFCGNWTLEISVKQPVKIYKGMPIGQLIYFPVEGEIEIKYNQKKDAKYSGQPDKPVESMMWKNKF, from the coding sequence ATGATCTTGTCGGATAAACGCATACTGGAAGAAATTGAGAAAGGCAGCATCCGCATTGAACCCTACAAACGTGAATGCCTGGGGAGTAACAGCTACGATGTGCACCTGGGTAAATACCTGGCTACCTACCGGGAACACATTCTGGACGCCAAAAAACACAACGAAATTGAGTATTTCGAGATACCCGACGATGGTTTTGTGCTTTACCCGCATGTGTTTTACCTGGGAGTAACAGAAGAATATACCGAAACCCATGCCCATGTGCCCTTCCTGGAAGGAAAAAGCTCTACCGGCCGCCTGGGGATCGATATTCATGCCACTGCCGGCAAGGGTGATGTGGGCTTTTGCGGTAACTGGACCCTGGAAATTTCGGTAAAACAACCCGTGAAGATCTACAAAGGCATGCCCATTGGCCAGCTGATCTATTTCCCGGTTGAAGGGGAAATCGAGATCAAATACAATCAAAAGAAAGACGCCAAATACAGCGGTCAGCCCGACAAACCGGTTGAAAGCATGATGTGGAAGAATAAATTCTAA
- the rnhA gene encoding ribonuclease HI produces the protein MATTNKELVIYTDGASRGNPGPGGYGAILQWGSSRKELSGGYRRTTNNRMELMAVIAALEALNKEGLKITIYSDSQYVVKAVMEGWLKNWIATDFKGGKKNKDLWTRFYKLMQKHQLRFVWVKGHADNPFNNRCDQLATAAADGGNLLNDEGFEG, from the coding sequence TTGGCTACTACAAATAAAGAACTGGTTATTTATACTGATGGGGCTTCCCGTGGTAACCCGGGTCCGGGTGGTTATGGGGCTATTTTGCAATGGGGAAGCAGCCGCAAGGAATTGTCAGGTGGTTACCGCCGCACCACCAATAACCGCATGGAGTTGATGGCGGTAATTGCGGCGCTGGAAGCATTGAACAAAGAAGGTTTGAAGATCACCATTTATTCCGACAGCCAGTATGTAGTAAAAGCAGTGATGGAAGGCTGGCTGAAAAACTGGATCGCCACGGATTTCAAAGGCGGCAAAAAGAACAAAGACTTATGGACCCGCTTTTATAAATTGATGCAAAAGCATCAACTCAGGTTTGTTTGGGTTAAAGGGCATGCCGATAACCCTTTTAATAACCGCTGTGATCAATTGGCTACCGCCGCTGCGGATGGAGGGAATTTGTTGAATGATGAAGGGTTTGAAGGTTAA
- a CDS encoding DUF3810 domain-containing protein, translating into MWRKKTAWLILLGLAIFIKIFSLFPDAVEKYYASGFYPVISKLQRILLGWLPISVGDIFYALVIVWLINRLYKTIRRVAKKQTNKKYWLQALAQLGFIVLVVYVSFNLLWGLNYNRRGVAYQLGLKVERYSKDDLVQVMRQVVSRLNALDSLSRVNREALLRKRNLFNGATSAYDQLARNEPHFTYSFSSVKPSLYSYLGNYLGYTGYYNPFSGEAQVNTTVPLFVQPFTTCHEIGHQLGYARENEANFAGYLSARSSQDPLFRYSVYFDLYSYSRFYLYAQDSVTARQLDAELSPGIKTDYHELREFVKKYRNPMEEVIDHLYGQYLKANNQPGGKLTYNEVVAWLVAYYKKFGAEAI; encoded by the coding sequence ATGTGGAGGAAAAAAACTGCCTGGTTAATCTTGTTAGGCCTGGCCATTTTCATTAAAATCTTTTCTTTATTCCCGGATGCAGTTGAAAAATATTATGCATCAGGGTTCTATCCTGTTATATCAAAACTGCAACGCATTTTATTGGGCTGGCTGCCGATCAGTGTGGGTGATATTTTTTATGCATTGGTAATTGTGTGGTTAATAAACAGATTGTATAAGACCATCAGGCGCGTTGCAAAAAAACAAACCAATAAAAAGTACTGGTTACAGGCCCTGGCGCAACTGGGTTTTATTGTGCTGGTGGTGTATGTATCTTTTAATTTGTTATGGGGATTGAATTACAACCGGCGGGGGGTGGCTTACCAGTTAGGTTTAAAGGTAGAACGTTATTCCAAAGATGACCTGGTGCAGGTGATGCGGCAGGTGGTTTCCCGGCTGAATGCATTGGATTCATTGTCCCGGGTAAACCGCGAAGCCCTGTTACGGAAAAGGAATTTGTTCAATGGCGCCACCTCAGCGTACGATCAGCTGGCGCGTAATGAGCCGCATTTCACGTATTCTTTCAGCTCTGTAAAACCTTCTTTATACAGTTACCTGGGAAATTATCTGGGGTATACCGGGTATTATAACCCATTCAGTGGAGAGGCGCAGGTAAACACTACGGTGCCTTTGTTTGTACAGCCTTTTACAACCTGTCATGAAATTGGTCATCAGTTGGGATATGCCAGGGAGAATGAAGCCAATTTTGCGGGATATTTATCTGCCCGTTCCTCGCAGGACCCGTTGTTCAGGTACTCCGTGTATTTTGACCTGTACAGCTATTCCAGGTTTTATTTGTATGCCCAGGATTCGGTAACTGCGAGGCAGCTCGATGCCGAACTGTCACCAGGCATTAAAACCGATTACCATGAATTGCGGGAATTTGTAAAAAAGTACCGGAACCCCATGGAGGAAGTTATCGACCACCTGTATGGGCAATACCTGAAGGCCAATAATCAGCCAGGCGGTAAATTAACTTACAATGAAGTAGTAGCCTGGCTGGTGGCGTATTATAAGAAGTTTGGAGCTGAAGCAATTTAG
- the manA gene encoding mannose-6-phosphate isomerase, class I, which translates to MSNNTKIYKLEGKVQHYTWGGMDFIPALLHLTNTDKKPFAEYWMGAHDNVPSEVVLPNGSKQPLNAFLKQDAAALLGGPVNQRFGRLPYLFKVLDVKDMLSIQVHPNKKAAESAFAAENMKGTPLNASNRNYKDDNHKPELMLALSDFWLLHGFKSPRSLVTILMQTPELQFLVPVFDDKNYHALYEMVMTMDQQEVEEHLQPLLDRIVPLYEKGFLDRSQEDFWAARAAKTFCDANKIDRGIFSIYLFNLVNLKPGEAIFQDAGIPHAYLEGQNMEIMANSDNVLRGGLTNKYIDVPELMHHTRFEPVIPDILKGTAGTLAGETVFPTPAADFELRRLELKAGTPASLTAATADIYFVYEGAVKADDGTTEIALGKGDTLLATAGAAFTLQPSQNTVIFRATVPQ; encoded by the coding sequence ATGTCGAATAATACTAAAATATACAAACTCGAAGGAAAGGTTCAGCATTATACCTGGGGTGGCATGGATTTTATTCCCGCCCTGTTGCACCTGACCAATACCGATAAAAAGCCTTTTGCCGAATACTGGATGGGCGCGCATGACAATGTGCCTTCTGAAGTGGTGCTGCCAAACGGTAGCAAACAACCGCTGAACGCTTTTTTAAAACAGGACGCGGCTGCTTTATTGGGTGGGCCTGTTAACCAGCGTTTCGGCCGGTTGCCTTACCTGTTTAAAGTGCTCGATGTAAAAGACATGTTGTCTATCCAGGTGCATCCCAATAAAAAAGCGGCTGAATCGGCTTTTGCTGCCGAGAACATGAAAGGCACGCCGCTGAACGCATCTAACCGCAATTATAAGGACGATAACCACAAGCCTGAGCTAATGCTGGCGTTGAGCGATTTCTGGCTGTTACATGGCTTTAAATCGCCCAGGTCGCTGGTGACCATCCTCATGCAAACCCCCGAGCTGCAGTTCCTGGTGCCGGTTTTTGATGATAAGAATTACCATGCGTTGTACGAAATGGTAATGACTATGGACCAGCAGGAGGTGGAAGAACATTTGCAGCCCCTGCTCGATCGCATAGTTCCCCTGTATGAAAAGGGATTTTTAGACAGGAGCCAGGAAGATTTCTGGGCTGCCCGCGCTGCTAAAACATTTTGCGACGCCAATAAAATCGACCGCGGTATTTTTTCTATCTACCTGTTTAACCTGGTGAACCTGAAACCGGGTGAGGCCATCTTCCAGGATGCCGGCATTCCGCATGCTTACCTGGAAGGACAGAATATGGAGATCATGGCCAATTCCGACAACGTATTACGCGGTGGCCTTACCAATAAATACATCGATGTACCGGAGCTCATGCACCATACCAGGTTTGAACCGGTAATTCCCGACATCTTAAAAGGAACTGCCGGTACCTTGGCGGGCGAAACTGTATTCCCCACACCAGCAGCCGATTTTGAATTGCGCAGGCTGGAACTGAAAGCCGGAACACCCGCATCGCTAACCGCTGCTACTGCCGATATCTATTTCGTGTATGAGGGAGCGGTAAAAGCTGATGATGGAACCACTGAAATTGCATTGGGTAAAGGCGACACGTTGCTTGCCACCGCAGGCGCTGCATTTACCTTGCAGCCATCACAGAATACGGTGATTTTCAGGGCTACTGTGCCTCAATAA